ATCCCCCTCATGCGCTACGGGAGACTCTACGTGATGCAGAAATCTGTGCGTGACACCAAGCACCTCCGGTGGGCCACCTGGCCCTTCTGGGCACCTGAGGACGCGTGGCTGGATCGCTGACATCAGGCGAGAGGGAGGGAAGATGACGGAGAGGAAGACGGCAAAGCTTCGATTCCAACGGGTTGGCGCGGGAGCGGCATTGCTGCTCGCCCTGCTCCTCGTGGGCGGCGCGGGGGCCGCGGCCCCTTCCCGGGGAGGCCTCCTTCGGGTCGTGGATGAAGCGCCGGGAGGGCCCTTCGGAGTTCCCTGGGAAATTGTGGGCATCTCCATCTGCGCGGCCGTACCGGCCCTGGAGCCCCTGTTGTGGATGGACCGCGGGGGCCGGGTCATGCCGAAGCTCGGGGAGCGATGGGAGATCAGCCCGGACCGACGGGTCATCACCCTGCACCTGCGCAAGGGGGTGAAGTTCCACGACGGAACCGATCTCACCGCCCAGGCGGTACAGTTCAACCTGCAGAAGCAGATGGAGCGGGGGCTGATCCCCTACTTCGAGGCGGTGGAGGCGGTGGATCGGGACACGGTGCGGATCCGGTTAAAAGGATGGGACAACCGGGTGCTGGTGACCTTGGCGGGGACTCCCGCAACCGTTATCTCGCCCGCGGCCCTGGAGCGGTTGGGGTTGGAACGGGCCCGGTGGCACCCGGTGGGAACGGGCCCCTTCCAACTGGAGCGGTATGAACGGGACGCCTACGTGCGCTATCGGAGGTTCGGGCAGTACTGGGACCGGGGCAAGCCCTACCTGGATGGGGTGGAGATCCGGTTCATCCGAGACCCCCAAACCCTGAAGGCGGCTCTCCTGGCGGGACAGATCGACGTGACGGGGCTCCAGGATCTGGCGCTCATCGCGGAGCTGCGGGGGGCGGGGTTTGAGCTGATGGCTGCGGACAACGCCATCCTAACCCTGATTCCCGATAGCGCCAACGCGGATTCCCCGTTTGCCGATCGCCGGGTCCGGGAGGCCCTGAGCTATGCCATCGACCGGGAAGCCATTGCCCGGGGGCTGGGGTTCGGGCTGCTGCAGCCCACAAACCAGCTGGCGTTCCCCGAGCAATCCGCGTACCTGCGGGATTACCGGGGTCCCACGTACAACCCGCAGCGGGCGCGGGAACTGCTGGCACAGGCAGGATACCCGAACGGGTTCAGCACCCGGCTTATCCCGGCGCCGTTCATCCCGCGGGACCACGTGCTGGCCATTCAACGGTACCTGCGGGAGGTGGGGATCCACGCGGAGGTGGAGTTCCCGGAGGCCCCGAGATACCGGGAGTACTCCACGCGGGGCTGGCGGGGGATCCTGGTACACTTCCTTGGATTCTTCGCGAACTACAACAGCTTCGTGGGCTTCTACTTCGTGAATCCTCCGGAGGTGTGGGCGAGCATGGCGCGGCCCGCGGCTCTACTTCAGGTGTTCGCGGAATCCGTCGCCACCCTGCGGCCGGAGGGGTACAAGACGCAGCAGCTGCATCGGATCCTCTTGCAGGAGCACCTGCACGTGACGGTGTGGCGCTCGCCGCGGGCATACGTGAAGCGCCCCCATGTCCAGAACACCAACCACATGAAGTGGGTCACCTGGCCGTGGTGGACACCCGGAGAGGCTTGGATCCGGCGGTAAGGAGGGAAGCAGGATGCGGGACTGGCGGTTGGAGATCGTGGACCCCACGGGAGGGAGGTTGTGGCAAGAGGGAGAGGCGGCAACTGCCTCCCTTTCCCAGGTCCGGCTCGACCCAGAGCGGCTGCGGGGGCTGCGGTGCGGATTGCTGGACAACTCCAAGCCGGGCTCGGAGCGTTTGTTGCGGGAACTCGCCCGACGGCTGGCGGACCGGTACGGGGTCCGGATCGGGCCCTTCGTGGTCAAGGGATTCCCGTCCGTACCTGCCACAGAGGAGGAGCTGGGGCGGGTGGCGGATGGCGCGGACCTGGTCCTTACCGGGGTGGGGGACTGAGGGTCCTGCAGCGCGTGCAGTGTGCACGACGCCATCAACCTCATCGAGCGGGGGATCCCGGCGGTGGCCGTGATCACAGAGCCCTTCGTGCCTACGGTGCGGGCCATCCAGGCCACTCGGAAGGTGCAGGAGCCGCGGTTCGTGGTGATGCCGCATCCCCTGGCGAATCTCACCCCGGAGGAGGCCGCGGAACGCGCGGAGCAGCTCCTGGATCCCGTGGCGGAGCGCCTGCTGCGCGCGCTGGGACAGCTCCGGGTAGCGCAGAGCGGGTGAGGGACACGGATGCTGCCGGAGTACGCGGAGCTGGTGGAGTACCTCATGGAGCATGGGTGTACGGATGGGCTTCCCGTCCTCCCTCCCCTGCGGCCCCTTGTGGACCGTATGGTCGAGGCCTCGGGCCGTCGGGGAGAGGAAGTCCTGGGCGTTGTTCCACCCCGGAACACGCCGGCCACGGTAGAGCTCGTGGCGGCGAACGCGGTGATGGCGGGGTGCAAGCCGGAGTACATGCCCGTGGTGTTGGCGGCGGTAGAGGCCATCCTGGACCCCGCCTTTAACCTTCAGGCGGTGGCCTGCACCACGGCAGGGCCGGGCCTCCTGGTGATCGTGAACGGCCCTGTCCGGCACCGGATCGGAATCAACTGTCGGGAACGGCTGTTCGGTCCTGGAAACCGGGCCAACGCCACCATCGGACGGGTATTGCGGCTCCTGCTCATCAACCTGGGAGGATCCCTGGAGACGGACCGGTCCACCTTTGGGCACCCCGGGCAGTACACGTACTGCATCGGAGAGGATGAGGAGGGCAGTCCCTGGGAGCCCTTCCACGTGGATCGGGGATATGCCGCCGAGGACAGCGTGGTCACCGTGATGGCCTGCCGGGGCCCCAGTACCGTGGGATACTTCGACCCGGACGGAGGGGGAGAACGGCTCCTGCGGGCCATCGCGGACGCCATGTCTCCCATTCCCGCCTTCGGCCCCGTAGGCTATACGGAGTACGTGCTCCTCATCGGTCCCGAGCACCGGGATCTGCTCAGCCGGGAGGGGTGGACAAAAGCGGGGATCCGCCAGTTCCTCCAGGCCCACGCCCGGCGCCGGGCTCAGGACTTCCGGGCCATCGGGGACAACCGCAAGGGCGGGTACGCGTGGGGGGAGCCCCGGCGGTGGGTGGAGGAGGTGGACCCGGACGACCGGTGGGTGCACCTCATCCGGGATCCCTCGGACGTACACATCCTCAGCGCGGGAGGAGCGGCTGGAGCCTTCTCCGTCCTGATCGGGGTCATGCCCCGGCGGCTCAGCACCTGGCAGAGCCGCCGGGTGCAGAAAGCAGGGATCGCGATCCCCACGGGCGAATAGTGCCATGGAAACCACCACGGAGAAGGGAGCATGACGGGAGAGTGGACGTGGCTCGGGCGCCAGGTACGCCGCATCGAGGATCCCAAGCTCCTGCAGGGAAAGGGAGCTTATCTGGATGACCTGAACCCGGCTGGGGTCCTCCACGTGGCCCTGGTCCGCAGCCTCCATGCCCACGCGCGGATCGTGGAGGTGGACACCTCGGAGGCCCTGCGCCAGCCGGGGGTCGTGGCGGTTCTCCTCGCTTCGGATCTCGGGATCCAGGACGTCCCAGTGATGGGGCCGCCTGGAACCCAGCCCGTCCCGCATCCCGTCCTGGCCCGGGAGGTGGTCCGGTACGTGGGGCAGCCCGTGGCCGCGGTGCTCGCGGAGAGCCGGGCTGCGGCGGAGGACGGGGCCGCGGCGGTCCGGGTGGCCTACGAGCCCCTGGAGGCGGTGGTGGATCCCCTGGAGGCTCTGGAAGGACGTCGGTTGGTGCATCCGCGTCTGGGGGACAACGTAGGCCTCCGGCTGAACATCCGACAGGGGGAAGTAGAGGAGGCATTCCGGAACGCCGCCCGGGTGATCCGCCAGCGGATGTGGAACCAGCGGCTGGCGGCAGCCCCCATGGAGCCGCGCGGCGTGCTAGCGGAGTGGGACGGAGTCCGGGAGCAGCTCACCGTATGGGCCTCCACGCAGCTGCCCCACAGTCTGCGGGACACCCTGGCGCGGGCCCTGAAACTGGATGCAACTCAGGTCCGGGTGATCACGCCGGACGTAGGTGGCGGGTTCGGCCTCAAACTCAACGCCTGCCCCGAGGACGTTCTGGTGGCACACCTCGCACAGCGGTTGGGACGGCCGGTGAAGTGGGTAGAGCGGCGCAGCGAGAGTATGGTGGCGAGCGCCCACGGCCGGAGCCAGCTGTGTGACCTGGAGCTCGCCTGTGACCCGCGGGCGCGGGTGACCGGACTGCGGGCCCGCATCGTGGGGGACCTAGGGGCCTATGCGGTCACCACCACCCTGGTCATCGCCGGGATGACGGCCCGGATGCTCACGGGACCCTATCGCATCCCCGCGGTGGACATCGAGGTGGTAGGGGTATACACGAACAAGACACCCTCCGGGGCGTACCGGGGCGCGGGTCGTCCGGAGGCCACGTATTACCTGGAGCGAGGGATGGATCTCGTGGCCCGGGAGTTCGGCCTGGACCCCGCGGAGGTCCGGCGCCGCAACCTCCTCCCCAAGGGCGCCTTCCCCTATCGCACGCCCACGGGCCTGCGGTACGACAGCGGCGACTACCACCAAGCCCTGCGGGTGCTTCTGGAGAAGGCGGAATATCCAAAGCTGCGGGCGGAGCAGGAGCGGGCTCGCCAGGAGGGACGGTACCTGGGGATCGGCCTCTCCACGTACGTGGAGATCTGTGCCTTCGGCTGGGAGTGGGCGAAGGTCCGCTTGAACGCGGACGGCACCGCCGTGGTGTTCACAGGAACCTCTCCCCACGGCCAGGGGGACGCCACGGGATTTGCCCAGATCACGGCCGAGCGGCTGGGGATCGATCCCTACAAGGTGCGGGTGGTCCACGGGGACACCCTGGCCATCCCTGTGGGAGGAGGCACGGGAGGAAGCCGGACCCTGGTGGTGGGAGGGTCCGCTGTCCTGAAGGCCGCGGAGAAGGTGCGGCGCAAGCTCCTCCGCATCGCCGCGCATCTCCTGGAGGCCTCTGTGGGGGATCTGGAGCTGCAGGGAGGACGGGTATTCGTGCGGGGCGTCCCCGACCGATCCCTTCCCATCGCGGAGGTGGCGGCCGCGGCGTATCAGCCCATGCGCCTCCCGAAGGGGATGGAGCCCGGCCTGGAGGAATCGGCTACCTTCTCCATTCCCTCCAACACCTTCCCGTTCGGAGCCCACCTGTGCGTGGTGGAGGTGGACCGGGAGACGGGGGAGGTGTCCGTCCGCCGGTACGTGGCGGTAGATGATGTGGGCGTGATGATCAATCCGCTGCTCGTGGCGGGCCAGATCCAGGGAGGGATCGTTCAGGCGCTCGGGCAGGCCCTGCTGGAGGAGGTGGCGTACGGGTCGGACGGACAGCCCCTCGTCTCGAGCCTAGCGGACTACTCCATGCCCCGGGCCACGCACGTCCCGCCTCTGGAGCTGTACCACACCGTCACCCCTTCGCCCACAAATCCCCTGGGTGCCAAGGGGGTGGGGGAGTCCGGGACCATCGGAGGGACCCCGGCCTTCGTGAACGCGGTGGTGGATGCCTTGGCCCCCTTTGGGGTGCGGCACCTGGACATGCCCCTCCGACCAGAGAAGCTGTGGCGCATCCTCCAGCAGGCCTCCGTGGAGGGCCGGATGCCCGCCGTGGTGGGGTCCCCGAAGGGAACATGAGGGCGGCGCGAATCCAGACCAGGAGGGCAAAGCGATGAAGGCGGCGGTGCTCCAGGAACCCAAAAAGCCCCTGATGATCCAGGATATCGAGGTGGACGCGCCCGGTCCGCGGGAGGTGGTGGTGCGCACCGTGGCCGCGGGGGTATGCCACAGCGACCTACACATTGCGGACGGAGATCTGCCCGCGCCCCTTCCTATGGTCCTGGGGCACGAGGCGGCGGGGGTGGTGGAGAAGGTGGGGAGCCTCGTGACCCGGGTGAGGCCGGGAGACCATGTGGTGGTCTGCGTGACCGCCTTCTGCGGACAGTGTAAGGAGTGCCTGACAGGGCACCTGAATCTCTGCCGTAGCCCCTACACGAAGCGGGATCCATCGGAGCCCCCGCGCCTGCGGCGCGATGGACAGGCGGTGAACCAGTTCGCGAACATCGGGGCCTTCGCGGAGCAGATGCTGATCCACGAGAACGCGGTGGTGAAGATTCCCGACGATGTGCCCTTCGAGGCAGCCGCGCTGCTGAGCTGTGGGGTTCTGACGGGGGTAGGAGCTGTGTTCAATACTGCCAAGGTACAGCCGGGCAGCACCGTGGCGGTGTTCGGGTTGGGGGGAGTGGGAATCTCGGTGGTACAGGGGGCGCACCTGGCGGGGGCCCGTCGGATCATCGCGGTGGACATCCTGCCGCAGAAGCTGGAGATCGCAAGACGGTTCGGGGCCACGGACGTGGTGAACGCCTCCGAGGTAGATCCGGTGGAGGCTATCCTGAAGCTGACCGGCGAGGGGGTGGACTACTCGTTCGCCGTCGTCGGCTCTCCGAAAGTGTATCGGCAGTGCGTGGACTGCCTGGCACCCCTGGGCACCGCCACCATCATCGGGGTGCCCTCCATGACGGACACCCTTGAGCTGGAGCCGAGGCAGATCCTGCGGGAACGGCGCCTGCAGGGATCCGTCATGGGATCCAATCGGTTCCCTGTGGACATCCCGCGGTACCTGGAGCTGTATCGGCAGGGGCGACTGAAGCTGGACGAGATGGTGAGCCGGAAGGCGGGGCTGGAGTCCGTGAACGAGAGCTTCGAGTGGATGCGCAGGGGGGAGGTGATCCGCACCGTCCTTACCTTCTCGTGAAGGCGATAGACCGAGGCGAGGGGTGGTGGGTAAGGTACCATGAGCACCTATATTTTGCGGAGGTTCCTGCAGTCCCTCCTGGTAGTCTGGCTGCTGAGTGTGGTGGTGTTCCTGCTCATGCGGCTCCTCCCCGGGGACCCCGTGCTCATGCTGATCACCGCGGAGGAGTTTGAGGCGGCCTCGGAGGAACGGCTCGCCCTCCTCCGGAAGGAGTTCGGGCTGGATCAACCCCTCCCCGTTCAGTACGTGCGGTGGCTGT
This region of Armatimonadota bacterium genomic DNA includes:
- a CDS encoding ABC transporter substrate-binding protein → MTERKTAKLRFQRVGAGAALLLALLLVGGAGAAAPSRGGLLRVVDEAPGGPFGVPWEIVGISICAAVPALEPLLWMDRGGRVMPKLGERWEISPDRRVITLHLRKGVKFHDGTDLTAQAVQFNLQKQMERGLIPYFEAVEAVDRDTVRIRLKGWDNRVLVTLAGTPATVISPAALERLGLERARWHPVGTGPFQLERYERDAYVRYRRFGQYWDRGKPYLDGVEIRFIRDPQTLKAALLAGQIDVTGLQDLALIAELRGAGFELMAADNAILTLIPDSANADSPFADRRVREALSYAIDREAIARGLGFGLLQPTNQLAFPEQSAYLRDYRGPTYNPQRARELLAQAGYPNGFSTRLIPAPFIPRDHVLAIQRYLREVGIHAEVEFPEAPRYREYSTRGWRGILVHFLGFFANYNSFVGFYFVNPPEVWASMARPAALLQVFAESVATLRPEGYKTQQLHRILLQEHLHVTVWRSPRAYVKRPHVQNTNHMKWVTWPWWTPGEAWIRR
- a CDS encoding xanthine dehydrogenase family protein molybdopterin-binding subunit is translated as MTGEWTWLGRQVRRIEDPKLLQGKGAYLDDLNPAGVLHVALVRSLHAHARIVEVDTSEALRQPGVVAVLLASDLGIQDVPVMGPPGTQPVPHPVLAREVVRYVGQPVAAVLAESRAAAEDGAAAVRVAYEPLEAVVDPLEALEGRRLVHPRLGDNVGLRLNIRQGEVEEAFRNAARVIRQRMWNQRLAAAPMEPRGVLAEWDGVREQLTVWASTQLPHSLRDTLARALKLDATQVRVITPDVGGGFGLKLNACPEDVLVAHLAQRLGRPVKWVERRSESMVASAHGRSQLCDLELACDPRARVTGLRARIVGDLGAYAVTTTLVIAGMTARMLTGPYRIPAVDIEVVGVYTNKTPSGAYRGAGRPEATYYLERGMDLVAREFGLDPAEVRRRNLLPKGAFPYRTPTGLRYDSGDYHQALRVLLEKAEYPKLRAEQERARQEGRYLGIGLSTYVEICAFGWEWAKVRLNADGTAVVFTGTSPHGQGDATGFAQITAERLGIDPYKVRVVHGDTLAIPVGGGTGGSRTLVVGGSAVLKAAEKVRRKLLRIAAHLLEASVGDLELQGGRVFVRGVPDRSLPIAEVAAAAYQPMRLPKGMEPGLEESATFSIPSNTFPFGAHLCVVEVDRETGEVSVRRYVAVDDVGVMINPLLVAGQIQGGIVQALGQALLEEVAYGSDGQPLVSSLADYSMPRATHVPPLELYHTVTPSPTNPLGAKGVGESGTIGGTPAFVNAVVDALAPFGVRHLDMPLRPEKLWRILQQASVEGRMPAVVGSPKGT
- a CDS encoding Zn-dependent alcohol dehydrogenase, with product MKAAVLQEPKKPLMIQDIEVDAPGPREVVVRTVAAGVCHSDLHIADGDLPAPLPMVLGHEAAGVVEKVGSLVTRVRPGDHVVVCVTAFCGQCKECLTGHLNLCRSPYTKRDPSEPPRLRRDGQAVNQFANIGAFAEQMLIHENAVVKIPDDVPFEAAALLSCGVLTGVGAVFNTAKVQPGSTVAVFGLGGVGISVVQGAHLAGARRIIAVDILPQKLEIARRFGATDVVNASEVDPVEAILKLTGEGVDYSFAVVGSPKVYRQCVDCLAPLGTATIIGVPSMTDTLELEPRQILRERRLQGSVMGSNRFPVDIPRYLELYRQGRLKLDEMVSRKAGLESVNESFEWMRRGEVIRTVLTFS